A region from the Microcebus murinus isolate Inina chromosome 3, M.murinus_Inina_mat1.0, whole genome shotgun sequence genome encodes:
- the CCKAR gene encoding cholecystokinin receptor type A produces MDVVDSLLVNGSNIAPPCELGLENETLFCLDQPHPSKEWRPAVQILLYSLIFLLSVLGNTLVITVLIRNKRMRTVTNIFLLSLAVSDLMLCLFCMPFNLIPNLLKDFIFGSAVCKTTTYFMGTSVSVSTFNLVAISLERYGAICKPLQSRVWQTKSHALKVIAATWGLSFTIMTPYPIYSSLVPFTKNNNQTANMCRFLLPNDVMQQSWHTFLLLILFLIPGIVMMVAYGLISLELYQGIKFEASQKKSATERKASTGSSGRCEDGDGCYLQAPGRPGRLALRQVSTRRVSRVRSSSSAANLMAKKRVIRMLMVIVVLFFLCWMPIFSANAWRAYDTASAERRLSGTPISFILLLSYTSSCVNPIIYCFMNKRFRLGFMATFPCCPHPGPRGARGEAGEEEEGRTTGASLTRYSYSRSSAPAPP; encoded by the exons ATGGACGTGGTCGACAGCCTTCTTGTGAATGGAAGCAACATCGCTCCCCCCTGCGAACTCGGGCTGGAAAATGAGACCCTTTTCTGCTTGGATCAGCCCCACCCTTCCAAAG AGTGGCGGCCGGCAGTGCAGATTCTCCTGTACTCCCTGATATTCCTGCTCAGCGTGCTCGGAAACACGCTGGTCATCACGGTGCTGATTCGCAACAAGAGGATGAGGACCGTCACCAACATCTTCCTGCTCTCCCTGGCTGTCAGCGACCTCATGCTCTGCCTCTTCTGCATGCCGTTCAACCTCATCCCCAACCTGCTCAAGGACTTCATCTTCGGGAGCGCGGTGTGCAAGACCACCACCTACTTCATGG GCACTTCTGTGAGCGTGTCCACCTTTAATCTGGTAGCCATATCTCTGGAGAGATATGGTGCAATTTGCAAACCCTTACAGTCCCGCGTCTGGCAAACAAAATCTCACGCTTTGAAGGTGATCGCTGCTACCTGGGGCCTTTCCTTCACCATCATGACTCCATACCCCATCTATAGCAGCTTGGTGCCTTTTACCAAAAATAACAACCAGACTGCAAACATGTGCCGCTTTCTACTGCCAAATGATGTTATGCAGCAGTCCTG gcACACGTTCCTGTTACTCATCCTCTTTCTTATTCCTGGAATTGTGATGATGGTGGCATATGGATTAATCTCTTTGGAACTCTACCAAGGAATAAAATTTGAGGCTAGCCAGAAGAAATCTGCTACAG AGAGGAAAGCGAGCACCGGCAGCAGCGGCAGGTGCGAGGACGGCGACGGCTGCTACCTGCAGGCGCCCGGGCGCCCGGGGAGGCTGGCGCTGCGGCAGGTGTCCACGCGCAGGGTCAGCCGCGTCCGCAGCAGCAGCTCGGCCGCCAACCTCATGGCCAAGAAGCGGGTGATCCGCATGCTCATGGTCATCGTGGTCCTCTTCTTCCTGTGCTGGATGCCCATCTTCAGCGCCAACGCCTGGCGGGCCTACGACACCGCGTCTGCCGAGCGCCGCCTCTCGGGGACCCCCATctccttcatcctcctcctctcctacACCTCCTCCTGCGTCAACCCCATCATCTACTGCTTCATGAACAAGCGCTTCCGCCTCGGCTTCATGGCCACCTtcccctgctgcccccaccctgggccGCGGGGGGCCCGAGGAgaggcgggggaggaggaggagggcaggaccACCGGGGCCTCGTTGACCAGGTACTCGTACAGCCGCTCCAGCGCCCCCGCGCCGCCCTGA